One segment of Streptomyces sp. NBC_00576 DNA contains the following:
- a CDS encoding transposase family protein yields MVGSVACPGCGWRSSRVHCYYQRCLADRPVAGRQVRLDLRARRFVCGNGSFERRTFAEQIPDLTRRHSRRTNALTAHLTDIALFLGGRAGVNLCGRLAVTTGKDTLIRLLRALPVPAPESVPCLGVDEFGASPLIVDTDCHAAMVSVMDLWS; encoded by the coding sequence ATGGTGGGGTCGGTCGCCTGTCCGGGCTGTGGATGGAGATCCTCTCGTGTGCACTGCTACTACCAGCGGTGTCTGGCGGATCGTCCCGTCGCTGGCCGTCAGGTGCGACTCGATCTGCGGGCACGTCGTTTCGTGTGCGGTAACGGCAGCTTCGAGCGTCGGACGTTCGCCGAGCAGATACCGGACCTGACGCGTCGACATTCCCGCCGCACGAATGCCCTCACTGCTCACCTCACGGACATCGCCTTGTTTCTGGGCGGACGTGCGGGAGTCAATCTGTGCGGGCGCCTGGCTGTGACCACCGGCAAAGACACCCTGATCCGCCTGCTGCGCGCGCTGCCCGTCCCGGCGCCGGAATCTGTCCCGTGTCTGGGGGTCGACGAGTTCGGGGCTTCCCCCTTGATCGTGGACACCGATTGTCATGCAGCCATGGTCAGCGTAATGGATCTCTGGTCGTAG
- a CDS encoding dihydrofolate reductase family protein has translation MSTSVLDMSVSLDGYIADPDDFLGGEDGERLHKWADAKGESARTAARFQEEWNAAGAVLAGRRTAELMDHWGGDHGGLPIFVPSHRPPGPAARWGYPLVTYVNDGIESAMAQAKAAAGDKDVQVRGAYTGQRALEAGVLDEVQIHQIPVLLGRGRRLFDVLPSEIELEIAQVIDTPEATHIRYRVRR, from the coding sequence GTGTCTACATCAGTGCTCGATATGTCGGTGTCTCTCGACGGGTACATCGCCGACCCTGACGACTTCCTCGGCGGTGAGGACGGCGAGCGGCTGCACAAGTGGGCCGACGCCAAAGGCGAGTCCGCTCGGACCGCCGCGCGGTTCCAGGAGGAATGGAACGCGGCCGGTGCGGTACTCGCGGGACGGCGGACCGCCGAACTCATGGATCACTGGGGCGGTGATCATGGAGGTCTCCCGATCTTCGTGCCCAGTCACCGCCCACCCGGCCCGGCCGCCCGCTGGGGCTATCCGTTGGTGACCTACGTGAACGACGGGATCGAAAGCGCGATGGCCCAGGCCAAGGCCGCCGCCGGCGACAAGGACGTGCAGGTGCGCGGTGCGTACACGGGGCAACGAGCGCTGGAAGCCGGAGTCCTGGACGAGGTGCAGATCCACCAGATCCCGGTGCTGCTCGGCCGCGGACGACGACTGTTCGACGTCCTGCCCTCGGAGATCGAGCTGGAGATCGCCCAGGTGATCGACACGCCGGAGGCCACCCACATCCGCTACCGCGTCCGTCGCTGA
- a CDS encoding transposase has product MGTYRYPAEFRADAVALVRSSDRPVSRIAAELGVNGETLRQWVKRADIAEAAGLAAGQASPVRTATPVEPAKDAEISRLRRQVRELEMERDILRRAAKYFAKETNW; this is encoded by the coding sequence GTGGGGACGTACAGATATCCGGCGGAGTTCCGGGCTGACGCGGTGGCGCTGGTGCGCTCGTCGGACCGGCCGGTCTCTCGCATCGCCGCAGAGCTCGGCGTGAACGGGGAGACGCTGCGCCAGTGGGTGAAAAGGGCTGACATCGCGGAGGCTGCTGGCCTGGCGGCCGGGCAGGCGTCGCCGGTTCGGACCGCGACGCCGGTGGAACCGGCGAAGGACGCGGAGATCAGCCGGCTGCGTCGGCAGGTCCGCGAGCTGGAGATGGAACGGGACATACTCCGGCGGGCTGCGAAGTATTTCGCGAAGGAGACGAACTGGTGA
- a CDS encoding ArsR/SmtB family transcription factor, which produces MKRIHFTPEDVARTRVATTIGVAAETFDSVKLLKDRDASLAFRRWHVSVRGRLGEQVGPLAALIPKRGPLIDAMSLMGDTASVDEAVDNLMAAPRALMRLELQNIDFHPAHRTWAQTLMDGDREARLQVATALRACHSVTVAPYWSRVRSHLSEVRAGYVGTMADGGVERLFTTLCGPLVRWRPPVLEVVHTRNADIHLNGRGLVIAPTMFSKQQVELLFPPLDLARAPILAVPTLSGTSFDIALWDGVGESTAPSLDGLLGRTRAAVLRTTVGGCGTTELARRLNISPATASHHATALRKAHLVTTRREGKVALHTVTPLGIALLGQNPLV; this is translated from the coding sequence GTGAAACGCATTCACTTCACTCCGGAGGACGTGGCGCGGACGCGCGTGGCCACGACGATCGGCGTGGCGGCGGAGACGTTCGACAGTGTGAAGCTACTGAAGGACCGCGACGCCAGTCTTGCCTTCCGCCGCTGGCACGTATCGGTACGTGGACGGCTGGGCGAACAGGTCGGCCCGCTCGCCGCGTTGATACCCAAACGCGGTCCGCTGATCGACGCGATGAGTCTCATGGGAGATACCGCATCCGTCGACGAGGCGGTGGACAACCTGATGGCGGCTCCCCGCGCCCTGATGCGCCTCGAACTGCAGAACATTGACTTCCACCCCGCACACCGAACCTGGGCCCAAACCCTGATGGACGGTGACCGGGAGGCTCGCCTCCAGGTGGCCACGGCACTCAGGGCCTGCCATAGCGTCACCGTCGCCCCCTACTGGAGCAGGGTGCGCTCCCATTTGAGCGAGGTCCGGGCCGGGTACGTGGGCACGATGGCCGACGGCGGGGTCGAGCGACTCTTCACCACACTCTGCGGTCCCTTGGTCCGCTGGCGGCCGCCCGTGCTCGAAGTTGTGCACACGCGGAATGCAGACATCCACTTGAACGGGCGAGGTCTCGTCATCGCGCCAACGATGTTCTCCAAACAGCAGGTGGAACTTCTGTTCCCGCCGCTGGACCTGGCCCGGGCACCCATTCTGGCCGTCCCCACCCTCAGCGGGACCTCGTTCGACATCGCGCTGTGGGACGGCGTCGGCGAGTCCACCGCCCCGTCACTCGACGGCCTGCTGGGACGTACCAGGGCCGCAGTACTGAGGACGACCGTCGGCGGATGTGGCACCACGGAGTTGGCCCGTCGCCTGAACATCTCGCCGGCGACCGCGAGCCACCACGCGACGGCGCTGCGCAAGGCCCACCTGGTCACCACACGACGCGAGGGCAAGGTGGCCCTTCATACGGTCACGCCACTGGGCATCGCCCTGCTGGGGCAGAACCCCCTCGTCTGA